Proteins encoded in a region of the Desulfuromonas thiophila genome:
- the amrB gene encoding AmmeMemoRadiSam system protein B encodes MPQVRQALVAGSFYPAEPYRLQAWLQQQLAVPSSSAAPALGLVVPHAGYVYSGAIAAAAFAQVAVPPVVVLLGPNHRGQGAPAALYDQGGWQTPLGPVAVDEALAAAVLAEVPGVAADPAAHAGEHSLEVMLPFLQWLRPDVRIVPLMLQAWSLADLLTMGQALASLLQRWPQPSLLLASSDMSHYVTATAARAQDLPVVERLLALDAAGLYRQVHQARVSMCGVYPVTLLLATLAGLGCRGGELVRYGHSGEVTGDEGSVVAYVSALFR; translated from the coding sequence ATGCCACAGGTGCGTCAGGCGCTGGTCGCCGGTTCGTTTTATCCCGCTGAACCTTACAGGCTGCAGGCCTGGCTGCAACAGCAGCTGGCTGTGCCATCCTCAAGTGCCGCACCGGCCCTGGGCCTGGTGGTGCCCCACGCCGGCTATGTCTATTCCGGTGCCATTGCCGCGGCGGCCTTTGCCCAGGTTGCTGTGCCGCCGGTTGTGGTGCTGCTGGGGCCGAATCATCGGGGGCAGGGCGCTCCCGCGGCCCTTTATGATCAAGGAGGCTGGCAGACACCTCTGGGGCCGGTGGCTGTTGATGAGGCCCTGGCGGCTGCGGTGCTGGCTGAGGTGCCGGGGGTGGCGGCCGATCCCGCTGCCCATGCCGGCGAACACAGCCTGGAGGTGATGCTGCCCTTTCTGCAGTGGCTACGGCCCGATGTGCGCATTGTGCCGTTGATGCTGCAGGCCTGGTCTCTGGCAGATCTGCTCACCATGGGGCAGGCGTTGGCCAGTCTGCTACAGCGCTGGCCGCAGCCATCACTGTTGCTGGCCAGCAGCGATATGAGCCATTATGTAACGGCGACTGCCGCCAGGGCACAGGATCTGCCGGTGGTCGAACGCTTGCTGGCGCTGGACGCCGCCGGACTTTACCGGCAGGTGCATCAGGCGCGGGTGAGCATGTGCGGTGTCTATCCGGTGACGCTGCTGCTGGCGACACTGGCGGGTCTTGGCTGCCGTGGCGGTGAGCTGGTCCGTTACGGTCATTCTGGTGAGGTCACCGGCGACGAGGGTTCGGTGGTGGCCTATGTCAGTGCCCTGTTTCGCTGA
- the gltX gene encoding glutamate--tRNA ligase, translating into MSDLRVRFAPSPTGYLHIGGARTALFNYLLARQCGGTFVLRIEDTDVERSTQESVDAILQAMDWLGLDYDEGPYYQSGRFDLYRSKIEQLLREGKAYKCYCSSEELDAKREAALASGGKPQYDGTCRDLSQERPDQPYVVRFRSQRDGVTAFDDAIKGHICFSNAELDDMIIQRSDGTPTYNFVVVVDDAEMGMTLVIRGDDHVNNTPRQIQIYQALGYAVPQFAHVPMILGADKKRLSKRHGATSVMAYRELGFLPEALVNYLVRLGWSHGDEEIFSKDELIAKFGIAQVGRSASVFNPDKLLWLNEHYIKTGDSQRLGALLREYLTAQGIDSHAGPDAAAVVRTLQDRSRTLVEMAEKAAFYYLPEPLYDEAAQKKFLTAAQRPLLQALREALAVCSFDATGIEGAFQQVVQQAGVKFGQLGQPARVALSGSTSAPGIQEVVQVLGRERCLQRLDQVLQRFCSAA; encoded by the coding sequence ATGTCTGACTTGCGTGTGCGTTTCGCACCGAGCCCGACGGGCTATCTGCATATCGGTGGTGCCCGTACGGCACTGTTCAACTATTTGCTGGCCCGCCAGTGTGGCGGCACCTTTGTGCTGCGAATCGAGGATACCGATGTCGAGCGTTCGACCCAGGAATCCGTCGATGCCATTTTGCAGGCCATGGACTGGCTGGGGCTGGATTACGATGAAGGTCCCTATTACCAGTCAGGGCGATTTGATCTGTATCGCAGCAAGATTGAGCAGCTGCTGCGCGAGGGCAAGGCTTACAAATGCTACTGCAGTTCGGAAGAGCTCGATGCCAAACGCGAGGCGGCGCTGGCCAGTGGTGGCAAGCCTCAGTATGACGGCACCTGCCGTGATCTGTCACAGGAGCGGCCCGACCAGCCCTATGTGGTGCGCTTTCGGTCGCAGCGCGACGGTGTGACCGCCTTTGATGATGCCATCAAGGGTCATATCTGTTTCAGTAACGCCGAACTGGATGACATGATCATTCAGCGCAGCGACGGCACGCCGACCTATAACTTTGTGGTGGTGGTCGATGATGCCGAAATGGGCATGACGCTGGTTATTCGCGGTGACGATCATGTCAACAACACCCCGCGCCAGATCCAGATCTATCAGGCGCTGGGCTACGCGGTGCCGCAGTTTGCCCATGTGCCGATGATTCTCGGGGCTGATAAAAAACGGTTGTCCAAACGCCATGGCGCCACCTCGGTGATGGCCTACCGTGAGCTGGGCTTTCTGCCCGAGGCGCTGGTGAATTACCTGGTGCGGCTGGGCTGGTCCCATGGCGACGAGGAGATTTTTTCCAAGGACGAGCTGATTGCCAAGTTTGGTATCGCCCAGGTCGGCCGTTCGGCCAGCGTGTTCAACCCGGACAAGCTGCTGTGGCTCAATGAGCATTACATCAAAACCGGCGATTCTCAGCGTCTTGGTGCTCTGTTGCGGGAATATCTGACCGCCCAGGGCATTGACAGCCATGCCGGCCCTGATGCCGCTGCCGTAGTCCGTACCCTGCAGGATCGCAGCCGCACGCTGGTGGAGATGGCGGAAAAAGCCGCGTTCTATTATCTGCCGGAACCGCTTTACGATGAGGCGGCTCAGAAGAAGTTTCTCACCGCTGCTCAGCGGCCCCTGTTGCAGGCCCTGCGTGAAGCCCTGGCGGTGTGTTCTTTTGATGCGACCGGTATCGAAGGCGCCTTTCAACAGGTGGTGCAGCAGGCGGGGGTCAAGTTCGGTCAGTTGGGCCAGCCGGCGCGGGTGGCCCTGTCTGGTTCCACCAGTGCGCCCGGTATTCAGGAGGTGGTGCAGGTGCTGGGCCGTGAACGTTGTCTGCAGCGGCTCGATCAGGTGTTGCAACGGTTCTGCAGCGCAGCCTGA
- a CDS encoding nitroreductase family protein, with the protein MDVFRAIEQRRSVKHFDPQHRMSPQETRCLLHNALLAPSAFNLQHWRFVLLQDPAIRQQVRQLAWDQPQITDAALLVVICGDRNAWQRQPQRNWAHLPETQQGQILTAIDQYYRDKPQVQQDEVIRSGALAAQNLMLAAKALGYDSCPMIGFDFTAVGQLIELPADHAIVLMVAIGKKTREPWPRGSQLSLEDVCFSDRFTRPCQLND; encoded by the coding sequence ATGGATGTTTTTCGCGCTATCGAACAGCGGCGGTCGGTCAAGCATTTCGACCCGCAGCACCGCATGAGTCCGCAGGAAACCCGCTGTCTGCTGCACAACGCCCTGCTCGCCCCCAGCGCCTTCAACCTGCAACACTGGCGTTTTGTTCTTTTGCAAGACCCGGCCATACGGCAACAGGTTCGCCAGTTGGCCTGGGACCAACCACAGATTACCGATGCCGCGCTGCTGGTGGTCATCTGTGGTGACCGCAACGCCTGGCAACGCCAACCCCAGCGGAACTGGGCGCATCTGCCGGAGACGCAGCAGGGACAGATTCTGACCGCTATCGACCAGTACTACCGCGACAAGCCCCAGGTGCAACAGGACGAGGTCATACGCTCCGGTGCCCTGGCCGCCCAGAATCTGATGCTGGCCGCCAAGGCCTTGGGCTACGACTCCTGCCCGATGATCGGCTTCGATTTTACGGCGGTCGGCCAGTTGATCGAACTGCCAGCCGACCACGCCATCGTCCTGATGGTGGCTATCGGCAAAAAAACCCGTGAACCCTGGCCGCGCGGCAGCCAACTGTCCCTGGAAGACGTCTGCTTCAGTGACCGCTTTACCCGTCCCTGCCAACTCAATGACTGA
- a CDS encoding MBL fold metallo-hydrolase: MAANQGRHRGEEQRVRICQLASGSKGNALYVESGQTRILVDGGLSARALEQRLATIGVAGHQLDAVFLTHEHGDHSLGVGPLCRRFDLPLYVVPQTLAALPRLGRVRCCLFEPGQALEFQDLRLESFCVTHDAVAPVGFVIEGQRGRLGLATDLGVATRLVQDRLQGCQALILEANHDEQLLHDGPYPWPLKQRIRSRHGHLSNREAAELLQSLLWPGLQTVVLAHLSETNNRPELARQSVASVLQPQNICRPQLLVAGPLTPMLWSLAD; this comes from the coding sequence ATGGCCGCTAACCAGGGACGACACAGGGGGGAAGAACAGCGGGTGCGCATCTGTCAACTGGCCAGCGGCAGCAAGGGTAACGCGTTGTATGTCGAGAGCGGACAAACCCGCATCCTGGTCGATGGCGGCTTGTCGGCCCGGGCACTGGAGCAGCGGCTGGCGACCATTGGCGTGGCGGGCCATCAGCTCGATGCGGTGTTTTTAACCCATGAACATGGTGATCACAGTCTGGGGGTTGGTCCGCTGTGTCGCCGGTTTGATTTGCCCCTCTATGTCGTGCCGCAAACGCTGGCAGCCCTGCCGCGGCTGGGAAGGGTGCGTTGCTGTCTGTTTGAGCCGGGGCAGGCGCTGGAGTTTCAGGATCTGCGACTGGAGTCGTTTTGTGTGACTCACGATGCCGTGGCGCCGGTGGGTTTTGTGATTGAGGGCCAACGTGGCCGGCTGGGGCTGGCGACGGATCTGGGCGTGGCCACGCGACTGGTACAGGACCGGTTGCAGGGTTGTCAGGCGCTGATTCTTGAAGCCAACCATGACGAACAGCTGTTGCACGATGGCCCTTATCCCTGGCCGCTGAAACAGCGTATTCGCAGCCGCCATGGCCACCTGTCGAATCGCGAGGCCGCCGAGCTGTTGCAGAGCCTGTTGTGGCCGGGACTGCAGACGGTAGTGCTGGCGCATCTAAGTGAGACCAACAACCGGCCGGAGCTGGCGCGGCAGAGTGTCGCCAGCGTGCTGCAGCCGCAGAATATCTGTCGGCCCCAGTTGCTGGTAGCTGGGCCCTTGACACCGATGTTGTGGTCATTGGCGGATTGA
- a CDS encoding EAL domain-containing protein: MFQGLVKTRITTMNLLSALLMTLFLAASIGYFLLLKPLQEREKSLAEARRMHVEQQQALIRDNVLTAIDMIDFIVATTRRDVQRTLEDRLLRLCSLAELLQRQGYDPQQRLQVVVSQLQRMDWSQPELWFGLFAADGQPLFEPTAAPPAVDEVKILAGLSDLPPAQVRFWSPEAAPDLLAAVHIHDLSATLVLHIPAAELQRQIQLQVFSYLSRQRFGDNDYGYYFVIGPHNRPLMVATFQPSYRADGGSLQVPAAYNQLLEDFRRLVQRQGAGYHRYRYDNPARGNALEEKIAFVAPYAELDWIVGSGFYLSDLETGFRAIEQQVLRQKRDTLVTGVVLLSLNLLFSLAVALWLNRHIRHLEQQQQARLHELEQYKKLLDLSCLVSKGDLEGRITYANEAFQQVSGYRLEEMLGQPHSLFRHPAMPRAVFKNLWETIQAGRVWRGSSKNRAKDGHDFYTQQVIMPITDRDGHILEYIAARYDITELLQKREQLNLAFSTDTLTALGSRFKLMKDINALTGPACLALIDINNFHGINKLYGTEGGDRALVYLSKVLSRTFAGEQLSLYRLNADIFAILAGHERPLEQELRRFLADFPTEPFHVDAAGHQPVPLALTVGLACADENLLTCADIAWKQAKRNNLVLALYDPASADRDEYHEKMFWIDAVRQALSEGRILAYFQPIVSLADGSVAKFETLMRLQREDGSIVAPGAFLPVLQQTPYYVYLTHAIIEQACSTFKDRPCPFAINFSVDDLLRKETVQLLIDTAQRYGVMERLVLEVVETENIQNYDQALATLAELKARGCRISIDDFGTGYSNFSYLTQLRADIIKIDGSLIQALDKDAGTRELVSSIVRFAHNAGMQVVAEFVDRPELAAIVRQLGCDFAQGYLYSPPVPATQMPDGSSCCQTP, encoded by the coding sequence GTGTTCCAGGGTTTGGTCAAAACACGCATTACCACCATGAATCTGTTGTCGGCGTTGCTCATGACCCTGTTCCTGGCTGCCAGCATAGGCTATTTCCTGCTGCTCAAGCCGCTGCAGGAACGGGAGAAGAGTCTGGCCGAAGCGAGGCGGATGCATGTAGAGCAGCAGCAGGCGTTGATCCGCGATAACGTGCTGACCGCCATCGACATGATTGATTTTATTGTCGCTACCACCCGCCGCGATGTGCAGCGCACCCTGGAGGACCGCCTGCTGCGCCTGTGCAGTCTGGCGGAACTGCTGCAGCGGCAGGGCTATGATCCGCAGCAGCGGCTGCAGGTGGTGGTTTCGCAGTTGCAGCGGATGGACTGGTCGCAGCCTGAGCTGTGGTTCGGGCTGTTCGCCGCCGATGGCCAGCCGCTGTTCGAGCCGACAGCCGCCCCGCCGGCAGTCGATGAGGTGAAGATCCTGGCGGGGCTGTCCGATCTGCCTCCTGCCCAGGTCCGTTTCTGGTCGCCCGAGGCAGCCCCCGACCTGCTGGCAGCGGTGCATATCCACGATCTTTCAGCCACGCTGGTGTTACATATTCCAGCGGCGGAACTGCAGCGTCAGATCCAGCTCCAGGTGTTTTCCTATCTCAGTCGCCAGCGTTTTGGCGACAACGATTACGGCTATTACTTTGTCATCGGGCCCCACAACCGGCCGCTGATGGTGGCGACCTTTCAGCCGTCCTATCGGGCGGATGGCGGCAGCCTGCAGGTGCCGGCAGCCTACAACCAACTGCTGGAGGATTTTCGCCGGCTGGTTCAGCGGCAAGGGGCTGGCTATCATCGTTACCGGTACGACAATCCGGCGCGTGGCAACGCGCTTGAAGAGAAGATCGCCTTTGTCGCCCCCTATGCCGAGCTTGACTGGATTGTTGGCAGTGGTTTCTATCTGAGTGATCTGGAGACGGGCTTTCGTGCCATTGAGCAGCAGGTGCTGCGCCAAAAGCGCGATACCCTTGTTACCGGCGTGGTACTGTTGAGTCTCAACCTGCTGTTTTCACTGGCGGTAGCCCTGTGGCTGAACCGTCATATCCGTCACTTGGAGCAGCAGCAGCAGGCCCGGCTCCACGAGCTGGAGCAGTACAAGAAGCTGCTAGATCTGTCCTGTCTGGTTTCGAAAGGTGACCTGGAGGGCCGCATCACCTATGCCAATGAGGCGTTTCAGCAGGTGAGTGGCTATCGCCTGGAGGAGATGCTGGGACAACCCCACAGCCTCTTCCGCCACCCCGCCATGCCACGGGCGGTTTTCAAAAATCTGTGGGAAACGATTCAGGCCGGTCGGGTCTGGCGTGGCAGCTCGAAGAATCGCGCCAAGGACGGTCACGATTTTTACACCCAGCAGGTGATCATGCCCATCACCGACCGTGATGGCCATATCCTTGAATATATTGCCGCCCGTTATGACATCACGGAATTGCTGCAGAAACGCGAACAGCTTAACCTGGCCTTTTCCACCGATACCCTGACGGCGCTGGGCAGCCGCTTCAAGCTGATGAAGGATATCAACGCCTTGACCGGGCCGGCCTGTCTGGCGCTGATCGATATCAACAATTTCCATGGCATCAACAAGCTTTACGGCACCGAAGGGGGCGACCGGGCGCTGGTTTATCTGAGCAAGGTTCTGTCGAGAACCTTTGCCGGCGAACAGCTGAGCCTTTACCGCCTTAACGCCGATATCTTCGCCATTCTGGCGGGTCACGAGCGGCCGCTGGAACAGGAGCTGCGCCGTTTTCTGGCGGACTTTCCGACGGAACCCTTCCATGTGGATGCTGCCGGCCATCAGCCGGTGCCTCTGGCCCTGACCGTTGGACTGGCCTGTGCGGATGAAAATCTGCTTACCTGTGCCGATATCGCCTGGAAACAGGCCAAACGCAACAATCTGGTGCTGGCGCTGTACGACCCGGCCAGCGCCGACCGTGACGAATATCACGAAAAGATGTTCTGGATTGATGCTGTGCGCCAGGCCCTCAGCGAGGGCCGTATCCTGGCCTATTTTCAGCCCATCGTTTCCCTTGCCGATGGTTCGGTGGCCAAGTTCGAAACCCTGATGCGACTGCAGCGTGAAGACGGCAGTATCGTGGCACCTGGCGCCTTTTTGCCGGTGCTGCAACAGACTCCATATTATGTCTACCTGACCCACGCCATCATCGAGCAGGCCTGCAGCACCTTCAAGGACCGGCCCTGTCCGTTTGCCATCAACTTCAGCGTTGACGACCTGTTGCGCAAGGAAACCGTGCAACTGCTGATCGACACGGCGCAGCGCTACGGCGTGATGGAGCGGTTGGTGCTGGAGGTGGTGGAAACCGAAAATATCCAGAACTACGATCAGGCGCTGGCCACCCTGGCCGAGCTCAAGGCCCGCGGTTGCCGGATATCGATTGACGATTTCGGAACCGGTTATTCCAATTTCAGCTATCTGACGCAGCTGCGCGCCGATATCATCAAGATCGATGGTTCGCTGATTCAGGCACTTGACAAGGATGCCGGCACACGCGAACTGGTGTCATCCATTGTCCGGTTCGCCCACAATGCCGGCATGCAGGTGGTGGCGGAATTTGTTGACCGGCCCGAACTGGCGGCGATCGTCCGGCAGTTGGGCTGCGATTTCGCTCAGGGCTATTTGTACAGTCCGCCTGTGCCGGCGACGCAGATGCCCGACGGTTCCAGCTGCTGTCAGACCCCTTGA
- a CDS encoding sulfite exporter TauE/SafE family protein codes for MTLLCGQTLLLFGLLGSLAGLLAGLLGIGGGIILVPLFLWVFNALNYAPELVVHLAFGTSLCVILPSALGSALGHRQRGNLELQQVRPLALGGLIGALLGAALAVRLPAAGLKGAFGLMQMLAALQMLLGSARPRPAGMGSAASGPLLAIGCGGGLFAAFFGAGGGFVLVPLMLLVLRMPIHLAVGNSSALIVVSALFGTLSYLYHGWQVAGLPPGCVGYVHWQAAALVIPFTLLFANLGVRLATRFSQQRLVRLFALLLLLIGGQMLVEVIAG; via the coding sequence ATGACACTGCTGTGTGGCCAGACGCTGTTGCTCTTTGGTCTGCTGGGTTCGTTGGCCGGCCTGTTGGCCGGCCTGCTGGGAATCGGCGGGGGCATCATTCTGGTGCCGCTGTTCCTGTGGGTCTTCAACGCGCTGAACTACGCGCCTGAGCTGGTGGTACATCTGGCTTTTGGCACCAGTCTCTGTGTGATCCTGCCGTCGGCGCTGGGCAGCGCCCTGGGCCACCGGCAACGGGGCAATCTTGAGCTGCAGCAGGTGCGGCCGCTGGCACTGGGTGGTCTGATCGGCGCCTTGCTTGGCGCTGCCCTGGCGGTGCGGCTGCCGGCGGCGGGGCTCAAGGGCGCGTTTGGCCTGATGCAGATGCTGGCGGCACTGCAGATGTTGCTGGGTTCGGCTCGGCCGCGACCGGCGGGCATGGGTTCGGCAGCCTCCGGTCCGTTGCTGGCCATCGGCTGCGGCGGCGGACTGTTCGCCGCCTTCTTCGGTGCCGGTGGCGGTTTTGTGCTGGTGCCGCTGATGTTGCTGGTGCTGCGGATGCCAATCCATCTGGCGGTCGGCAATTCCAGTGCCCTGATCGTGGTGTCGGCCCTGTTTGGCACCCTGTCTTACCTCTATCACGGCTGGCAGGTTGCCGGCCTGCCGCCGGGCTGTGTCGGTTATGTCCATTGGCAGGCGGCGGCGCTGGTGATACCCTTTACCCTGCTGTTTGCCAATCTGGGCGTGCGCTTGGCGACGCGCTTCAGCCAGCAACGGCTGGTGCGGTTGTTTGCCCTGCTGTTGCTGCTGATCGGGGGGCAGATGCTGGTGGAAGTGATCGCTGGCTGA
- a CDS encoding cache domain-containing protein yields MIRIRSIRTKFLLPIFVILIVSFGGGIVALIQSVEGLMANQMETTRQLNLAGIEANAEAKRTDIYGNIDRMGHKALELAAMAASAPGVEAAYALALSGNPADEADAAAQAGRDRLRQLFRPLLTAYQRTTGLDNLQLHFHLPTARSLVRLWRDGWQTERDGRKIDISDDLSGFRQAVVQINQPPHAPIRGIEVGRGGFAIRGIAPVQDGAGQHLGSVETLLPFEALLSISRTADSQYYGVYMTSELLSVATGLKDQSRYPQVDGAFVLCAGTDRELLQREVDGALLRQGLQQPVSQLRERVHLSAFPLLDYSGARVGVMVMVQDIGPQLATLT; encoded by the coding sequence ATGATTCGCATTCGTTCGATTCGTACCAAGTTCCTCCTGCCCATCTTCGTTATCCTCATTGTCTCCTTCGGCGGCGGTATCGTTGCCCTGATACAGTCTGTCGAAGGGCTGATGGCCAATCAGATGGAGACCACTCGGCAGCTGAATCTGGCCGGCATTGAAGCCAATGCCGAGGCCAAGCGGACCGATATCTACGGCAACATCGACCGCATGGGCCATAAGGCCCTGGAATTGGCGGCCATGGCGGCCAGCGCGCCGGGGGTCGAGGCGGCCTATGCGCTGGCACTGTCGGGCAATCCCGCTGATGAAGCCGATGCCGCCGCCCAGGCTGGGCGCGACCGGTTACGCCAGCTGTTCCGGCCGCTGCTGACGGCCTACCAGCGCACGACTGGGCTGGACAATCTGCAGCTGCATTTTCATCTGCCCACCGCCCGCAGTCTGGTGCGACTGTGGCGCGACGGCTGGCAGACCGAACGCGACGGCCGTAAGATCGATATTTCCGACGATCTCAGCGGCTTCCGTCAGGCCGTGGTGCAGATCAACCAACCGCCCCATGCCCCGATTCGCGGGATCGAGGTCGGGCGGGGCGGTTTTGCCATTCGCGGTATCGCGCCAGTTCAGGATGGTGCTGGCCAGCATCTGGGGTCGGTGGAAACCCTGCTGCCATTTGAAGCCCTGCTGAGTATTTCGCGTACGGCGGATAGTCAGTATTACGGCGTCTACATGACCAGTGAGCTGCTGTCGGTGGCGACGGGGTTGAAAGATCAGAGTCGCTATCCCCAGGTGGACGGTGCCTTTGTGCTCTGTGCTGGGACCGACCGGGAACTGTTGCAGCGCGAGGTTGATGGCGCCCTGTTGCGACAGGGCTTGCAGCAGCCGGTCAGCCAGCTGCGCGAGCGGGTACATTTGTCCGCCTTTCCATTGCTTGATTACAGTGGCGCACGGGTCGGTGTGATGGTGATGGTGCAGGATATCGGCCCTCAGTTGGCTACTCTGACGTAG
- a CDS encoding methyl-accepting chemotaxis protein: MEWRAALGSLLVLGLIATVVLVLVSYVTRPLIRAAAAAQAVAAGDLSQRLRLQRDDEIGDLALALDRMSDSLSDKVTLAGKIADGDLSVSVPLASPQDRFGQALQHMVAQLGNLIGEVHGASRQIVTGANQVSDVSQALSQGATEQAASVEQISSSMTQIAGQTRRNADNARQARQLSQQATSAAVEGERNMSQMMTAMEAINAAGQNISKIIKVIDEIAFQTNLLALNAAVEAARAGQHGKGFAVVAEEVRNLAARSAKAAQETASLIEGSVTKAEQGMHTSRLTAESLGQIDGHIKAMAELIGEIANAADEQAEGIGQVNIGLSQIDQVTQKNTASAEEGAAAAEELSSQAEHLLGMLQRFRTRSDESRKPLSPLSPVRPALPAAGDEDLWGV, encoded by the coding sequence ATGGAATGGCGTGCTGCTCTTGGCAGCCTGCTGGTTCTGGGGCTCATCGCTACCGTGGTACTGGTGCTGGTCAGCTATGTTACCCGACCGCTGATTCGTGCTGCCGCTGCAGCTCAGGCGGTGGCGGCCGGCGATCTGAGCCAGCGTCTGCGGTTGCAGCGTGACGATGAAATTGGCGATCTGGCCTTGGCGCTCGACCGGATGTCCGACAGTCTCAGTGACAAGGTGACCCTGGCCGGCAAGATTGCCGACGGTGATTTGAGCGTGTCGGTTCCTCTGGCATCGCCACAGGATCGCTTTGGCCAGGCGTTGCAGCACATGGTGGCCCAGTTGGGCAATCTGATCGGCGAGGTGCATGGCGCCAGCCGGCAGATTGTCACGGGCGCCAACCAGGTGTCCGATGTCAGTCAGGCCCTGTCCCAGGGCGCGACCGAGCAGGCGGCTTCGGTCGAGCAGATCAGCAGTTCCATGACGCAGATCGCCGGCCAGACCCGTCGCAATGCCGATAATGCCCGTCAGGCCCGCCAGCTGTCGCAGCAGGCCACCAGTGCGGCGGTCGAGGGCGAGCGAAACATGAGCCAGATGATGACGGCGATGGAGGCCATTAATGCTGCCGGCCAGAACATCTCCAAGATTATCAAGGTGATTGACGAGATTGCTTTTCAGACCAATCTGCTGGCTCTCAACGCCGCCGTCGAGGCGGCGCGTGCGGGCCAGCATGGCAAGGGTTTCGCTGTGGTGGCTGAGGAGGTGCGCAATCTGGCGGCCCGCAGTGCCAAGGCGGCGCAGGAAACCGCCAGCCTGATCGAGGGTTCGGTGACCAAGGCAGAGCAGGGCATGCACACCAGTCGGTTGACGGCTGAATCCCTTGGCCAGATTGATGGTCATATCAAGGCCATGGCCGAGCTGATTGGTGAAATTGCTAATGCCGCCGATGAACAGGCCGAAGGCATCGGCCAGGTCAACATCGGCCTGAGCCAGATCGATCAGGTGACCCAGAAGAATACTGCCAGCGCCGAGGAAGGTGCGGCGGCGGCCGAGGAGCTCTCCAGTCAGGCCGAGCATCTGCTGGGTATGTTGCAGCGGTTCCGCACCCGTTCCGACGAGAGCCGGAAACCGCTGTCGCCGTTGTCGCCCGTCCGTCCGGCACTGCCAGCGGCAGGAGATGAGGATCTGTGGGGTGTCTGA